A region from the Aegilops tauschii subsp. strangulata cultivar AL8/78 chromosome 5, Aet v6.0, whole genome shotgun sequence genome encodes:
- the LOC109744826 gene encoding LRR receptor-like serine/threonine-protein kinase IOS1, protein MEPLWVFVGALLAATAVHVAGQQEGFLSIDCGLDAKFNGRRDTYTDIAYVSDDPYVDGGMNHRVAAKFDVSSRSENRRTLRSFPSGIRNCYTLPTESGGKYLVRMEFFYGDYDGKTSPSFEVHLGSNYWDTFRNSDFWWSEAIFVAWGSWVPVCLVNTGGGTPFVSTVELRPLLPSLYPQVTVDESISAFARKNLGADTIYRFPDDPYDRFWEWEVSSLWANLSTKKTIQREDSFAVPIPVLQTAVAPVNNGTVLHVGTWNTYKSTFEFKFFLHFSDIQNTQLRQFDIYLNDYEWYKKYSPPYLTADYVYSTGWYKATEGTYNITLAATNRSMLPPMVNAYEVFNRIPHDTPRTSPKDFDTMMAIKLEYGVKKNWMGDPCFPANYRWSGVNCSGVTANTTRIISLDLSDSNLTGVISDNFTLLTELRYLDLSGNSLNGPVPKSLCKRSAGSLIFRYQSDEDMCNKTTISPPLSKNRTAIISISIVVPMLVVAILVVACLIWRGRRKPKISTHDPPREPELQSAPESRKSNGDQLQNTENRRFTYKELEKFTDKFQRCIGKGGFGLVYYGRLEDNAEVAVKMRSESSSHGLDEFLAEVNSLTKVHHRNLVSLVGYCWEKDHLALVYEYMSQGNLCDHLRGKNGAGETLSWATRVQIVLEAAQGLDYLHKGCSLPIIHRDVKTNNILLGHNLKAKIADFGLCKTYLSDMQTHISTNAAGTAGYMDPEYYHTGWLTESSDVYSFGVVLLEVATGEPPVLPGHGHIVQRVKQKIATGNITTVADAHLGGEYDVNSMWKLVDTAMACTADAAVRRPTMAAVVAQLKESLALEEGREDSSVRGSIASTTAAPMSAFGPSAR, encoded by the exons ATGGAGCCGTTGTGGGTTTTCGTTGGTGCATTATTGGCAGCCACAGCAGTTCATGTCGCCGGTCAGCAAGAAG GTTTCCTGAGCATCGACTGCGGCCTGGATGCCAAATTCAACGGGCGCAGAGACACCTACACAGACATCGCCTACGTCTCCGACGATCCGTACGTCGACGGCGGGATGAACCACAGGGTAGCCGCCAAGTTCGATGTCAGTTCTAGATCCGAGAACCGCCGCACGCTCAGGAGCTTCCCGTCCGGCATACGGAACTGTTACACCCTCCCAACCGAGAGCGGTGGTAAGTACCTGGTCCGGATGGAGTTCTTCTACGGGGATTACGACGGCAAGACTAGCCCGTCGTTCGAGGTGCACTTGGGCAGCAACTACTGGGACACGTTCCGGAACAGCGACTTCTGGTGGTCCGAAGCGATCTTCGTCGCGTGGGGGAGCTGGGTGCCGGTGTGCCTGGTGAACACCGGCGGCGGCACGCCGTTTGTGAGCACGGTGGAGCTGAGGCCGCTCTTACCCTCGCTTTATCCCCAGGTCACCGTCGACGAGTCGATATCCGCCTTTGCAAGGAAAAATCTGGGGGCAGACACTATTTACCG GTTTCCTGACGATCCATATGACCGCTTCTGGGAATGGGAAGTCAGCTCGCTGTGGGCAAACCTTTCCACCAAAAAGACCATCCAGCGGGAAGACAGCTTCGCGGTACCCATCCCTGTTCTTCAAACAGCCGTCGCTCCTGTCAACAATGGCACGGTGCTACACGTCGGTACATGGAACACGTACAAAAGTACATTCGAGTTTAAATTCTTCCTACACTTCTCCGACATCCAAAACACCCAGCTCCGACAGTTCGACATCTACTTGAATGACTATGAGTGGTACAAGAAATACAGCCCCCCGTACCTGACCGCTGATTATGTGTATTCTACTGGCTGGTACAAGGCTACAGAAGGCACGTACAATATCACTCTTGCAGCCACCAATAGGTCCATGCTGCCCCCAATGGTCAATGCATACGAGGTCTTCAACCGCATCCCCCACGACACTCCGAGGACGTCCCCCAAAGACT TTGACACAATGATGGCTATTAAACTCGAGTACGGAGTAAAGAAAAACTGGATGGGTGATCCATGCTTTCCTGCCAACTATCGATGGAGTGGCGTGAACTGTAGCGGCGTAACTGCTAACACAACGCGGATAATATCTCT GGATCTATCAGACAGTAACTTGACTGGAGTGATATCTGATAACTTCACACTGCTCACAGAACTCCGATATCT GGATTTATCTGGCAACAGTCTGAATGGACCAGTTCCAAAGTCCCTCTGTAAAAGGAGTGCAGGATCACTCATTTTCAG GTATCAATCTGATGAAGATATGTGCAACAAAACAACAATAAGTCCGCCTCTATCAAAAAATAGAACAGCCATAATATCTATTTCAATAGTGGTTCCCATGTTGGTAGTGGCTATACTTGTTGTGGCATGTTTGATCTGGAGGGGAAGGAGAAAGCCCAAAA TTTCTACACATGATCCTCCCAGGGAACCAGAACTTCAGAGTGCTCCTGAAAGTAGAAAAAGTAATGGGGATCAGCTGCAAAATACTGAGAACCGCCGATTCACATACAAGGAGCTAGAGAAGTTTACTGATAAATTCCAACGGTGCATTGGTAAAGGAGGTTTTGGACTCGTGTACTACGGCCGTTTAGAAGACAATGCTGAGGTTGCTGTCAAGATGCGTTCTGAATCATCATCACATGGACTTGATGAGTTTTTAGCCGAG GTCAATAGCTTGACAAAGGTGCATCACAGGAACCTAGTTTCTTTGGTTGGTTACTGCTGGGAGAAGGACCATTTAGCACTGGTTTATGAGTACATGTCCCAGGGCAATCTTTGTGATCATCTGAGAG GGAAAAATGGTGCTGGTGAAACCTTAAGTTGGGCGACACGTGTACAAATCGTGCTCGAAGCTGCACAAG GCCTGGATTATCTGCACAAGGGATGTAGCTTGCCAATAATTCACCGGGATGTAAAAACCAACAACATTCTCCTAGGTCATAATCTAAAGGCGAAAATAGCTGATTTTGGACTTTGCAAGACCTATCTTAGCGACATGCAGACCCACATATCAACCAATGCGGCTGGGACAGCAGGTTACATGGACCCCGA GTACTATCACACTGGCTGGCTCACTGAAAGCAGCGATGTCTATAGCTTCGGTGTTGTTCTACTTGAGGTAGCAACCGGTGAGCCACCGGTACTGCCGGGCCATGGCCACATCGTTCAACGTGTGAAGCAGAAGATTGCCACTGGCAACATCACCACGGTGGCAGATGCCCACCTTGGAGGTGAATATGATGTCAACTCCATGTGGAAACTGGTCGACACCGCGATGGCGTGCACAGCGGATGCTGCTGTCCGAAGGCCAACAATGGCTGCCGTCGTGGCGCAGCTGAAAGAGAGCCTTGCGTTGGAGGAAGGTCGTGAGGACAGTAGCGTCAGGGGAAGCATAGCGAGTACTACTGCTGCCCCGATGTCCGCGTTTGGTCCATCAGCAAGATGA